AAAGAGGTCTTTCCTAACGCCAAGATCATTGTGCATCTGGCCAACTGCCAAGATAACAGCGTATTTCGGTGGATCTTTGATGGGTTAAAAAATAATGGCTCGCAATGGGATGTGATTGGTGCTTCGATGTACCCGCGTAGCGTAACCAATATGACCTGGCAGCAGGCAACCGCTGCTTGCTTAACTAACCTTAACGACATGGTAAGCCGTTATGGCTCAGAAGTGATGATCACCGAAGTCGGTGTGCCATGGGATGATTCCGAGGCCAAAACCATTGTCGCTGATGTGATCAAAAAAGTGCGCAGAGTGAAAAGTGGCAAAGGCATTGGCGTAATGTATTGGGAGCCAGAAGCCTACAACTGGCAAGGCTACACATGGGGGGCTTGGAATCCTAATACTAAGCAACCGACAGAAGCGTTAGACGCTTTCCTCGAGTAATGCTCAAAAGTGCAGGTGAGGTGTTAGTCCTAAACCTTATTAAAAACCCTCGCTATTGCTTTGTGATAGAGAGGTTTTTTTTTATGGTGACAGTCGAGGAATAAAATGGTCGATTTCTTGCTTCAGATACCCTAGTGATTGTTCAGCTATTCTTCGCGAAAGCTATTTGGGGTTCGATCAAATTCTTTTTTAAAGATGGCGTACATATATTGCACCGTAGGGTAGCCGGAGGCTTTACTAATTTCTGCAATACTGAGCTTAGTGTGGTTGAGTAGCTCTAGCGCTTTATTGAGTTTGTTGGTGTGAATTTCGTGATGAATGGAATAACCCAAGGCATTTTTGAACTTATTATCGAGATGTGACCGAGAAAGGTGTAGGTATTCGAGTACGTTTTCGACTTTCAGTCCGTTACAAGCGTTTAAGCGGATGTAGTGTTGTGCTTGAATCACATCTGGATCTTTTACCGAACGATAATGGCTTGATAGGCGAGCATGAACTTTTTCTGGCGGCACGATCACTCGGTCGTGCTCAAGTGGCTCATCATTGAGTAGGGTGTCGAGCATTTGAGCTGCTTGATATCCCATGGTACGCACGCCTTGCTCAACCGACGAGAGCGGAATGCGCGAGAGGTAACGGGTGACTTCCTCGTTATCAATACCGACAACCGCGAGATGTTCGGGGATTGGAATGCCTAATTCATCAATTACCTGTAAAAGCTGTCTTGCTCTTGCGTCAGTGGCGACAATGATTCCGGTAGGTTCGGTTAACGATTTCAACCAGTTAGCTAAGCCTTTGGCAGCGGCTTCCCAGTGGCGATTCAAGGGGGCT
This genomic window from Vibrio tritonius contains:
- a CDS encoding XylR family transcriptional regulator; protein product: MKKTKKVAILLNANKAYDRGLISGIGEYIQSSSCHWDVYIEEDFYSTNKNINLNKYDGIIADYDDPDTPHYLSQTNSVIVGVGSSYQNHDDYPDIPYIATDNSKIIQLAYEHLKDKGLLHFGYYGFPKCEHWRWSIEREKAFVDLIRNEGMQYSVYRGLAPLNRHWEAAAKGLANWLKSLTEPTGIIVATDARARQLLQVIDELGIPIPEHLAVVGIDNEEVTRYLSRIPLSSVEQGVRTMGYQAAQMLDTLLNDEPLEHDRVIVPPEKVHARLSSHYRSVKDPDVIQAQHYIRLNACNGLKVENVLEYLHLSRSHLDNKFKNALGYSIHHEIHTNKLNKALELLNHTKLSIAEISKASGYPTVQYMYAIFKKEFDRTPNSFREE